The Amblyraja radiata isolate CabotCenter1 unplaced genomic scaffold, sAmbRad1.1.pri scaffold_960_ctg1, whole genome shotgun sequence region AAGCTACGTGGCATTCTCAGAAGTTTTGAACTCGATATAAatgcatttgctttccttactactgattcgacttgcaagttaactttttgggaatcctgcaccagcgctcccaagtctCTTGGCACCTCTAATTTCTGGATtcccttcccatttagaaaatagtctactcctttattcctcctaccaaaatgcatgactccacactttgctattctgtattccatctgctacttctttgcccactctcccaaggaTTGAGCTTATGTGGAATTGTGGACAAAGTCTTAGGACTGCCGCACATTTAGTCAGACTACGACTTCGCTCAATCACTAGATTTCAGGTGACATTGAACTGACCCTTCAGAAACACAGTAGAGGGAAGGGGTGGATGCAGAGCTGATGGCCATGTACATGTGGAAACTGCCATGCTTTCCAATAATGCCACTTCTCTACTCCCAGAGAACTGTATCACCCACCATCATCTTTCAAAGCAGTGATGCTTAAGAAGGATATTGGGAAGGCAAAGTGATCACAAAATATCAAAGGCAGACAGGACTCAATGGATCAcactaacaatggaccattgtgtgctTCACTTTTATTGAGTCATCGGTGCCAgctgtgatttagtttagtttagagatacaacacggaaacaggtccttctgcccaccgagtccacgccgataagcgatccccgcacattaagactatcctacacacactagggacaatttacatttatactaagccaattaacctacaaacctgccgtctttggaggaaaccaaagatctcggagaaaacccatgcaggtcacagggagaacgtacaaactccgtacagacagcacccgtagtcaggcacaaacttggatctctggcgctgcaaggcaacaacgctattgctgcgccaccatgctacccctgtacatttcctttgttctgtaccttttcatacctctactacccctctcccctgactcaatcGGACTTTAATTACACTATGCTTTATACACTTAATCCTGTGTCTGTGCACGGCATGATAATAATCATACAtaatctttttgctgactggcacTGGGGTGGGGTCATTGTGAGGGTGGGGTCAttgtgagggtgggggtcattgtgAGGGTTGGGGGGCTGACATGGGTCGGATACGGGGGCGAGGGCcattgtgggggtgggaggttgttgtgaggggagtggggcTGACAGCAGGGTCGGATACCGGGTCATTGTGGGGGCGGGTGGAACATTGTGTAAAGGTGAGGGACATTGTATGGGTCGTGGTGGGGTCACTGTGAGGGAGTGGGGACACTATGTGGGAGTCTTTGCGAGGGGGTGGAGGCTGACACCAGCCTGTATACCATGGGTGGGGGGGCATTGTGATGGGGTGGGGGTCGTGGTGAGAGGGTGGGGGTTGTGGTGAGGGGGTGGGAGACTATGTTGGGGTGGGGGAggcattatgtgtgtgtggggtcattgtgagggggtgggggtcatTGTGAGGGGGCGGTGGTCACTGTGAGTGTGGGGTCGtcgagagggtggtgtggaacaTTATGTGGGAGTGGGGTCGTTGTGAGGGGGTGAGGGACATTGTGTGGGagtgggaggtagacaaaaatgctggagaaactcagcgggtgaggcagcatctatggagtgaaggaaataggcaacgtttcgggtcgagacccttcttcagatgtgggaGTGGGGTCGTTGTGAAGGGTGGGGGTCACTATAGGGGTGTGTGGGTCGTGGTGAGAGGAGTGGGGTACATTATATTGTAGTGGGGTcgttgtgaggggagtgggggtcacTGTGGGTcgttgtgaggggagtgggggtcactgtgggagtgtgtgggtcgttgtgaggggagtggggtCACTGTGGGTcgttgtgaggggagtgggggtcacTGTGGGAGTGTGAGGGTCGTTGTGAGGGTCGTTGTGAGGGGAGGACACCAGCCCGGATACCGGGTCGAGGGGCCGCGATGGCGACGCCGGGCCTGCGGCGATGGAGCATCTCACCTGCCGGCGGCTCGTCGTCCTCGTCCTCccgcgcctcctcctcctccagccgGCGGCTGAGCCACGGGGCCTCATCCCTGAGGGAGTGGACGAAGGCAGCGAAGGCCCGCGGCCCGCGGCCCGGCAGGTAGTCGAGCAGCTTGAGGTTGCGGCGGGCGGCCACGGGCTCGGCCTCCAGCTCCTCCAGCAGACTGCGGTTCACCACCCCCTCCTGGTACAGGTACTGTAGCGGCACCTCCAGCCGCAGCTGCTCCGCCAGCTCACCCCGCAGCCGCCGCAGGGCCCGCCGCTGCCGCGCCTCCATCGGCCCGGACCCCGGTTACGATGCGGCGCTCAGGTTTAGGCCGCTCCCCGCAGGCAGCTAACGCCGCTTCACACGGGAAATACCAGAGCACTTGCTTTACACTGAAGGTCTCGGGTTTACGCCGCTGCTCTGCTGCAGACGGGTTtgcagggagtttgtacattcccactGACAGCGCCttggaggaatataaagaaaggagtAAAGAAAAGTGGTCGAGTAGAAAGGCCAAAAAGGGGCCACCAATGCGAGTTGgattaaagaaagaaaaaaataatatcgatttaaaaaaaacaagaggGTATCGAGGGACAAGAAAGGACCACAAAAAATAAAGGAGGAAATTTGTGCTTGTGCTAAATGAGTGTGGAGAATAAAATTAACAATTAGttctaaggtagacaaacatgctggagaaactcagcgggtgaggcagcatctatggagcgaacgaaatgggcaatgtttcgggtcgaaatccttttgtctcttcgattttccagcatcagcagttccttcttaaacaattagttCTAAGGGTCAAGTttccagcgcaagagacccgggttcgatcctgcctacgggcgctgtctgtacggagtttgtatgttctccctgtgaccgcgtgggttttccccgggtgctttggtttcctcccacactccaaagacatacaggtttgtaggctaaattggCTTAGATaaagattgtaagttgtccctagtttgCGTAAGATAGTGCTGTTAGGCGCAGACTAGGTGgtgttgaagggcatgtttccgcgctgtatctctaaacttaactctgACCTGCTggacagcacacgaggtcaggattgaatccaggtcactggcgctgtgaagcagcagctctctaCCATCTGCCGTCTTTTATTTTGCTCACATGCGTgggattttaattttaaaacatgCAATACAcaacctatttaaaaaaaatctttgtaaTCTACAGTGCTGGCAATCAGACGGAGAGTGTTTGAGAGTAGCAGCACTGATATTGTGGTGTCACATACGGAGCAAGTCTTcagaacactttaact contains the following coding sequences:
- the LOC116970504 gene encoding death domain-containing protein CRADD-like, with protein sequence MEARQRRALRRLRGELAEQLRLEVPLQYLYQEGVVNRSLLEELEAEPVAARRNLKLLDYLPGRGPRAFAAFVHSLRDEAPWLSRRLEEEEAREDEDDEPPADDVLSTISDHVLNCVPTDKQLNHLSGQMGTEWEQVVMDLGLRSSDVYRCKMNHQYNVQAQILASFIVWKQRLGKQATLRNLCTSLTSADVDPTVIKDAFQ